From Fusarium musae strain F31 chromosome 8, whole genome shotgun sequence:
GCTCTTCGTCAGTTGGGATGTGGCTTGTTGGATTCAGAGGCGAAATGGTTCTCGCGACGTAGCGGGTCAAGTCTCTGGTCAGACCTCTGTACATGTTGCCGTCGTTCAACGATACGATCTTCTGTCCTAGAGATGTTGGTGGAGAGTCGGGACCGCTCGGTGTACTCCACTGCTCCTGATCATTACTGAATATCGCAGGAAGACCGCCGGAACAAAGTAGAGGGACGTGGCCCTCTGGCGTGTTTGACGAAACAACTGCAGACGGCGGTAGTCCTGCCCTTTCTCGAAATTGGGCCAACCAAACTGTTGAACCATACACCAAACCAATCAACAACTGACTAAACATGGGCGAAACATCAGGCATATGGTTGATGATCGAACAAGCCTCTTTTTGCAACTCGACGTCTCCAATCTCCAAGTTTAGCAACTGCAACATGTCGACATACTGCCTTAACGACGCCTCAAGCTTGCAATCCTCAAAGATATCTTTCTTGCTATGGATCTTCAGCTCTGAGAATCGAGACCTAGCTGCACTCTTCATGGGCGTCATTCTTGCTTTGCTGACAATATCCTGGGTGCTCATTATAAGGTCGCGAAGCCaagatgctgctgttgaggggTGTTTGTAGTTCATCTCTGCGCCGAATATAATGCAGCAagcttcaagatgaagagcctCGTCGGAGGGGATGCAGTGATTGATGTCGGTATAGTTAGAGTAGAAGTAGTCGAGTTCCAGCTGTAGTAATTCGAAGGCGCTTGTTGCGCTGTACGGCGCACCTTGTTGCGTAGAGAATGGAAGAGGCGAGTTGCGCTCGTAGTCAATGAGGTCTGCACAATCATGAGTAAAATGCCTGAACTTGAAGTTGTCCACTTACAAGGGGGCATGTGATTCTCCACCATATCGAGCGTTACAGCATCAAATCCCCAGTTCCCTTTCCAATCTGCCATTGTCCTGCCCTCCTTGAAGTGCTCTGCAAGATGGTTCACCCGCTCCGACCATGTTGTCATAGTGATATCACAAAATCCACAGCGTGATGTGACATCCTCATGCTTAGACTTCCATTCCTCCATTGGCCACTTCATAAACTCTGATCCGTGGACGAGACGAAGATGCTGTCGTAGATGATCCTTTCTATAGAACATTCGCTCTCCTCTTTGGCGTTTGTGGCACAGGTCATGATTGTGCCCCTCGAAGTGGAATTCATCTGGGTTCCCAAACCCGCAGTAAACACAGACGGTCTCAGAATTATCCTTGACAGCTGTTGGGCCAAGAGGAGAACACTCCCATTGCTCAAGCGACAGGTGTTGTGTCTTCTCATGTCTTGACCAGGTATGCTTAAGCTTGAACGTCTCAGTGCAAAACGTACACTGAAAGCGATGGCAAGTAACAGAGAGACCTCTATTTTCATTGTTTCTGGCTCGCAGACCTCCTCGCCGACGCTTCTTGATAACTCTACTGAGTGACCGGTTGGATGCATGTGAGTATCCCGAGGCTTTCGAGCTTCGACTCGAATCAGAAGTGTCGGTTGTTGCCCAGGTACCGGTCGACGATGGTGCTCTGCCGTGTCTCGTTCGCGTACCGTGGGATTGGTCGATGGAACCACTCGCGCCAGATACTGCCCGTGCGATAGCAGCCATGGTGGATGGCTCGTCTTCGGGCGGTGAGTTCTCCCATCGCTCGAATGGACTTTGTTGGACTATCGGCGTAGGCGGTCGACGTAGAGGTATGTCCCGGGAGCTTGCCTCTGCCGAACTTGTGTCCGTTGTTTCTGGTGGGTTGAACTTCTTTCTCCGACGAGCGTTGGCGAACCAGTTCAGGATCTGTTGTCGAGTCAAGCCGGTCTGTCTCTCAATAGATTCAACATCTCGGACGCTGGGGTATGGGTGGTGTGTATGATTTGAGAGCCATTTGTTGAGAATGCGTACTGAGTTGAGAGAGAGTCGCTTCCCAGGCTTGGGAGGTGGGCTTGAGATAGTACTTGCTTCAGCTTGCACGTTTGGAGTAGCAACAGCTAGGGATTCGGTGGGCCCGAGCGGGGAAATCGAGTTGACTACTGGACTGTCTTCAAAGCCCGAGACTGGGTGTAACAATTGAGGATCGACTCCATTACCAAACGGGGCCTGAAAAGAGGCGAAGCCAAAGTCAGAAAAACCGGGTTCGTCTAGCAGGTTGCTAAGGTCTGGGATTCCGCTCGGGAATATAGCAGTCCCATTGTTGATGCCGGTCTCTCTGTCGGTGTGTTCCATGTTGAAAAGCCATTCACTAGCAGAGATGCTATGTCAACGTTGGggaggatgagtttgaggcGTCATGCAAGGTCGACTTGACCCACTATTTTcttgtcatcttcagcccTTTCAGGATGCTTTCAACCAATAGCGCACAAGATGACAGAGTAAGCTTCACTACGTCAAGGTCAAACCTACCCAAGGTGATATTTCTTTAGAATCAACAACAATGATAAATATGGATACCACCACACGATATGCCACAGACTACCGCCCAGACATATATGCTCGAAACTGTCCTGACCGATACCAAGTGAAGAGGGTGCAGAATGTCGTGACCAAGATGGAGGTAAAGACTTCCAATACAGCAAGCTTAACAGCCGCAAGATCAGATTTTAGGAGATTTTCGGTTCCGCGTCAATGGCAAATAGGACAATCTTGTACAATCACCTCAGCTCCCACCGACTCCCGTATCCGATTGATAGCCCAGCAACCGGTACACTCCtgaacctcaacctcaacatccgTAATGCCATAACCCCTCAAGATGTCCCTACACAATCGTGCGATACCCCAAGCATGCGAATAAGTCGTAGAGTCGGTCTCGACAATGATCAGGAGTTTCACCTGACTTTCTTGCAGTGCACTCCCGATGCGATAGGCCTGGAAGCATTTCCACTTCGTATACTTCAGCGCACCCACCAGTTCCTTCTGCATAATTCTCTCAGGATCGGACCAGAGAAGTTTGAATGGATGGGAATCCTCGACCTGCGACCAGCCGTTGCACAAGCCCGACCATTGGTCATCGGGGTAGTTTGATCGCGCGAGTAGTCGGGGTTTGTTGCGCCAGAGACCGTAGTAGTCTTCTGTCTCGAGTGCTGCCGGGGGAGGGGGTACGCCCTCTGGCAAGGCCTGAATTCGAGGCACCCGAACGGTTCGTATCGACGTTTCGGGTGTTATTTCGGGTGGAGGGGTGCTAGATCCCTCTGAGGTGTTGGGAGGTGAGTCTTCCATCTTTACTTCTTTGGTGGGATCTGTCGGGTGGGATGGAATTTCTTGGACTTTTGTCAACATTTTgatcgatcttcttgttgaaatTTGCAGGTCGAAATAATAGTGTCagtgaagaaaaagaatgaGCAATGGGTTAGGACTTGATCAGAATAAATATAGAGTGAAAATTTTAAACTGGCTTTATTGTACTTTCTGCGTTAATTTCCCTACTATGAATTGATAGAAAGCTTTCTTATCTTAAAGTTCTGTTACCTTTATATGCGCGGCTATACTTTCCAGACAagaggttgttgattgaACGACAGTCTAACAGACTTTTATTTATTCAACTTAACGTGCAATACTAGAACCTTACTGTATTTTAGTTGCCTGTGTACCTTTATCCATTTGATATAGGCTCTAGTTGCTTTGAACCTTTTTCGGACAAACGAATCAGGTAGCTTGGCCACAGATCTTTTGATCTAGATGCGCTTTCAGGACGGCGAAAAGTAGCTTGCCCCCGTATGTCCTATCGTTATACTATTGATTCGGACAGACCACGCCGTATACATGCGAACTGGAACTCATAATTGATCAACATGTGCATTACAATTAGATGACAgactattaacttttatctTCGATCTATTCTTCACGCCAACGCGATACCTGAAATATCTCCCAGCTTAGGAAACAGCACTGTCTTTGGCTTCGTCTTTAGGTCGACAGTATATAAACCTCTTGGCAAGTCCGTGACATATACCGTTGCAGTATTAGTGTCCAAAGCAAGACCAATCGCCTCGCGCAGTCATCTGGCTAGAACCTCGCCAGTCGGCGCGGACTTCGCGCCGCGAGACAAAGCCTTCATTGCTGCTCTGCCGGGTCTCCGGGCGCGATCCGGCTTGGTGGGGTTGATGCCAGTGTAGCTCTACTGCGGTGACGTTGGCCTGCTGAAAGTTTGAGACTATCCAGGGTAATTCAAAGTTAGAAACAAATAGTTCCAGAACAATTGGGATAATGCATTGGAAATGAATTTATGGGATCGCTAGTCGTAGAAGTGACTCGATAGTGGCTTATTCAGCATGTATCAGCGACCACCTCAGTAGCAAGTATGATAGATCGCTTCCTTTTCCCTTCGCAAACAAACTTTGACCTTTCTTTACGTTCAAAACTTCCCTGGGCATAGCTGTTTCAGTTCTTCGTAGAGATCACGTTGGATCCCAATTTCTCTGGGAGCTAAGTCTCTCTAAATCATTTTCTTAAGCAAAATACATATATTAAAGCCCTTGTTCCAGACGAGTAATGAGGAGAGCAGTCCACGAAACGCCGATTGTGCCATTTGGCGGAAATAGAGTCATAGCACGAACACCGTGTTACGTGCTCAAGCGGATCAAATAAACGTAAGCAAGTTTTGCGTCAAGACCGACATTCATCTACACAAGTTGCCCAGCACCTCTAGAAGGCCTGTTCGTCAGCTCCTCTGGAATAGATCCCATTTGACTGGCTCTGACTCGACTACGAGTCTCCAGAATCAATCGCCAGGGGTAGACTGGTCGCCCTTGGACGGGAGCTCTGCCCGTAGCGATCATGGCAGGCTCTCCCTGTAATACTCGGATCTTGATCTACCCAATTGATTCATTACGACAGAAAATGAGTGGAGGATCCTGTTCGGTGTATCCCACCCTTAGCACCCTTCGCACATCCCTTATCCATTATCTGGGTCAATGAGCAGAGATCTTCGCTGtactgtacggagtaccctAGAtgcttaaagctttaatcttAGTTGCTGTCGTCTCCGGCACTAGTCATGACGCCAGGGTCTTGCGTGGCATCGACCAGCATTGCACGCTTGCAGCATTGACCAAAAACCTTAGGGCTTTTGTCTTGCTATGGCCGGGGTCAATCTCTATTTGATATCTAGCTATACCTATATAGTTGGGATTCATTTGATTGTGCATATGTAGGAGAGTTCTCTCAACAACTGATTCGTTACCAAGCTGAATCTAGCTGACGTGGCCTTTACTGGCTGATTGTTGACGCGTAATTTTGCATCGGGAAGAAGCCCACATCCCTTGATCCCAGCCCACTTTTGATTCAGCTTATGAATGACACGCCGCTAACGGTTTACTTGAGTCATGTGGCGTATGCTTCGAGATAGACTTATAACTTGCTTATCTTTTCTACTTCTTCCACGTACTGTCGTGACATCTGCCAAAGTAGAATGACAGCCAAGACGCAGGCTTCCGAAAGTGCCAAGCCCAAGTACAGACGTGCATCTGCTCGCAAGGTCCGAACAGGTTGCAAAACATGGTTAGTCTCATGATCACCAAAAACGTAGTGCGCCGAGCCCTCTGCTAATAGGACCGTTGTAGCAAGTAGGTCTCGATCTCATCGGCTTCGATTCATTTCGGGTCTATCAGGAAGAGAAAATTGCTGACTAGATAGGATCCGACATATCAAATGCGATGAACGTCGCCCTTGCTGTCGTCGTTGTCTGGTTCATGGAGTGGTCTGCGATGGTTACGCGCCCATCGAGCCCAGAATCCCTGCGAAAAAACGGAACCAAGAGAAGAGTAAAAGTACTATCGAGGtttttgagtttgatgacACGCCGCCTCCAACTATCTCCTCTACGCCTTTACAACCCTCGGTGCTTTCCCAAAAACAACCTTCAATACCTAGGCGCAACCTAAGTGTCGTCGTTCTAGAAGGGGACCGTGATGCGGCATTTCCGCTATCATGGGACTCTCGCGTCGAGGAGAGCCCCGAATTAGAGTTGGCCCCGATCCAGAAACAGCTACCACTTCGAAACGAGAAAAAGCTTCCTAGGATTGCCGAGCTCGTTCGAGATACCGCGATATCATCTAGACTCAACCACAGGCCTATACCGAGTGTTAACCAGCCCTTTTCACTACCCAAACTTGCCGATTACTTGATAGAAACGGCTGGATCATCGCGTTTAATATCCCTGGATCGATCTTGTTACGGAGCAGGCCACGACAGCAGCGTCCTTCCACGGCTTCGTCAACCCTTTAGCGGTGTGCTCTAGTCAGAGAATGCTATTGCAGACATCAGTATATGGTATCACTGAGACCGGCGAACAAGGTCAGAGAGTCACGTTCGCAGCGCCATGAGGTAGCGGGAGATGCTGCATTATGTGACCAATACCTTCTCTAATTCACGTGCCGCACATTAGAGACATAGTTGGAAAGTTGGCGGAATAATGCCTTGCAGCGTAATGCGAAGGAGAGTTTACTATTGAGGGAAATCGAGGATATGTCAAACCCATTAGAGGTCAACATGGGGTGGAGGCTCTGCGACCCGGAAACGGATAGACTGTTCCCCAAAGACAGAGACAAGGCCAGCTTCTTACGGAATGCTATGCAATCAAGACCCGAGTCTTTTGTATTTTGATGTATCATAGGGATGACTGCTGATCGtaaggttaagctttaggctgcaAACCCAGgtgatgaatgagaacacGATAGTATTTTGATGTATGGTGGAGGGTAAAAAGCATTACCGACCCGGAGCATCCTCAGATAACAGCCAGTGCCGAAGGCTTCTAGTATGCATTCAAACACTGAAGGCGTCTGATTTTATGTACATCGATAAAGAAACCAGAAAAGCAAGCCATCCGTGAAAAGGAGCTATTGTCTTGCTTAGTGTGAAAGGACTGTAGACAGGCCTTGAGAATAAATGGTATAGGACGTCAGGAGAAGGCTGTCATTCGTGACAGGAGTAACATAGAATGGATCATGAAGGATGCTGGCTGGCTTGCTTTTCAGAGCTGTGGCTGTTGATTCCGGTGCTGGCGAGGCCATGATATGAACCTTGCAACAGAGATCCAACACGGTCAAGTTTTCATCACTTGTTGCCAGGCTCATCCCCTTCCTAAAAAGGCTTCTCCAAGTCTGATTCATTGCGCCTGCATTGGAAAGTAGAATACTCATTACTATTTCGGTTCATAGATAACTCGGCTGTCTCCGTATTAGTAGACCCTACCAGAGACACTAGCTTTGGTGCTGCCTTTGTGGAGATTGGACTGTGAGGATTACATGGCAGTATAATGGCCTTTAGAAAAGAAGGAGCATAGAATTTGCCTGCCTCAAAGAATGCCTTGCTTGTATAGATGCTTCGAACGGGGTTTGCATGACCCGTCGGAGCCTAGGTTCACGCACTGAGTAGATTGGCAGTGCCGCAGCATCGGATGTATGAGAGAAATGGgttagctttagtattacAAATGTTTCCGGCGCTCCAGTCGATATAAACTGCCCGCCATTGGCGAGCGGATACCAGACCAGCCCGAGAGCCAATTTCCTCTAAAGACAGGTATACTCCAACAACACTTGGTAGTCTCTCAGGCTTATTGAGAATCTTGACTTGTATAGTACGGTACTTGAACTGGAAGACAGGCTATTGAAGGGATGAGTAAAGTTCATGATGAATGTACCAACACGCGGTCGTCTCGACCACTTAATGCCGATCTGGCAAAGTTCCAACCATGGGTTTTGCTACCGCCAATGGCCCTGAAGCGGCCTTGAACGTAGATACCCTATCCTCTCCCAGTACATCAATTCTCAGAGATAGCCTTTGGGCATTATGCAAGTAGTCCAGCGTCTTCCCAGTGGATGGTCGATAAGCCAACCTCATGAGTTATTTCACGACCACAACAGCCACATCAGCTCGAGTTAGAGTCTCCTTTGACTTTCAGTCTATTTCCGctaataaaagataattacCAAGACATTTTGGTTCCCCCCCTGGTACACATCATGTCGCAACAGCGAAAAGGTTCGCAAATCACGAGGTGTGACTACTAATCTTGTGGGCTAGAaatgttatttgcagttgagatttgtggctgtgagcttattccagcagagagaacctagaaccTAGTGACTACTAATCCACCCTCAACGCAGAACGAAGAGGAATTCTACTCGGAGCTTGCTCCAAGTGCAAGGGTCCGCACCTGCATTGTCCCCTTCACCCAGGTTGGACTGGATTCGAACCAGCAATCTTTGAGTGTGTATCTACTGGATGCAGATAGTAATTCTCTAGTACTGTTGTCatctttactaactatacTGATGGTATCAGACACCCATTTGCTTCTGGACGAGAAACACTGTTCGCAGATATCTGGATTGCCATGATTATATAGCTTTGAGGGTTTCCAAAGCTGTTGGTATTTATGCAGGAAAACCTTTACTTATTTTCTATGAAAGATAGGATAGTCTAGGTAGCTAAACTAAGAAAGAATCGAAGGATAATTTGTCAAATCCATGGACTTGATAAAGAACGTGTCCTCAGAAGCACGTGCGGCGAGGTATATTCCGAGAGCGATTGCCAATGACAGTTGCCTTCACACGCCCAGCATCTAGCAGAGCCCGTTGCAGTTCGTCTTCGAGACGTAGTTGACAGTGAGCATTCCATGAGACTTGATATCGTTGTCGCTAGGGTAGAACGCAGGAACACTGCCGCACTTGGCACATCCATGGTTGACCAGCTCCTGGAGCAGCCTCTTGATGTCCTTGCCAGGAAGGCCACCGGTGTTCTGGAGGAATGCACAGAACCCGGTCTTGTCAAGAGCCTGCCAACAGGCGATGTGCTGGCCGTTGTAGTACCACTTGTTGTCGTTCAGGTCCTGGGCGGTTCGGAGGAGGCCTGTCAGCTTGAAACCGGCGTTGGCGCAGTTGCTGCTGCCGTGGCAGTTGATGCCTTCAGCAGAGACACCGAGAGCAAGGACAGCAGAGGCGATGAGAGTGGTAAAATGCATTCTGGATCGGATGCGTTAGCAGGGGATAACTTAGGTTGACTGGAGCTCTTACTCGAAATTGGCTCTTGGTGAGTTACGATGGATTTGGTGGATTGTGATGGGCTTTGAAGCTCTTGTGAAATGATTGAGAGTGTTGCGAGTTGAGATTTTGGTCTCTTTGCAGGAATCATCACTTCTTTTATACATAATTCTGTCTCTATCTCTCCTTCAAAATTGTTGATACACATGCAAAATGAAATATACAATCAGTACTGCCCTCGGCATATCGCCCTGAGATCCGGCCACAATGTCACGGCACATGTTGTAGATCCCAATCCTGCGGCAAAAGTCCTTGACTGATGAGGCTATCGTATGTTCCATGTAAGGTTCGGCCGCCAACTGGATATGGGTTTTCTCGGCCATTCCTCTTTCGGAACAAGTTTGTAATGCTTCATAAGCTGCAGACATCTTATAAAGCTCGTATATGTGACATTTAATTACGTATCTGCAATGCTGAAGCAATCAATCTCAGCATAGACCATCAATGTCTGTCGTTTCCAGGTCAAAAGAGCATATGCTTCATTTTGGGCGTCGTCTTGTCCACGTCGGAAAGCCGATCCACTCTTATTACTCGTTCTCGGCAGTTATCAGCCAAGATCCACGACTGTAAAATGCCGAGGTCATATTTCCCTCAAGTATCatctatattttatttaccaAATTATCCAGAGCGCATTCTAGAGTATTAAGCAAAAGAAATTCTATACAATCGGTGAAACCCAATCTTGTCCTTTTGGTAAGCTGGAGCCTAGTAGAGTGGGCCAATTCTCGATTTGCATATAAACGTGGCTTGATACAAAGTTCCATGTCGAGAACCTCAGCTCGGGCAcagctgcatctgcatcaccgCAACTGCATAACCACGTTTTGGAGCCACAAAGACCTTCGTATTCGATAATGGAGACCGAGCATCAGAGTGACCTTCCTCTTCCGCTCGAGATCGTCACATTGATTTGTTCGACTTTGCCGAAACCCGACCTTCTTCGCTTGAGATTGGCCACTCATCAATTCCACGACGTAGTGACTCCATTATCTTCCAAGGCCTTTCATCTTAGAGTTTACGGAACCGTCGCAAACTTCACCTCCATTGCAACGTCACCCCATCTGCGCACTCATGTGAAGGAAATTACAGTTGACGCAAACACTGGCCTATATGAATACACTTCGTATGATACACATGAGTTATCCAGTGGCTTCTTCAACGCCCTTCCTTACCTCCGCTACTTTTCCAATCTCACCAGCCTGCACTTGAGGTTCAGTGAATATTATGGGAATG
This genomic window contains:
- a CDS encoding hypothetical protein (EggNog:ENOG41), with product MHFTTLIASAVLALGVSAEGINCHGSSNCANAGFKLTGLLRTAQDLNDNKWYYNGQHIACWQALDKTGFCAFLQNTGGLPGKDIKRLLQELVNHGCAKCGSVPAFYPSDNDIKSHGMLTVNYVSKTNCNGLC